A portion of the Parasedimentitalea marina genome contains these proteins:
- a CDS encoding HesB/IscA family protein — protein MFGIPGKQAVTITPKAATQISKLMLSAGHAGLRIGVKKGGCAGMEYTMEYVQQPDPNDEVVTQDGAKVMIAPMAQMFLFGTEIDYEVSLLEAGFKFNNPNVSDACGCGESISFKDMASE, from the coding sequence ATGTTTGGCATTCCCGGTAAGCAAGCAGTCACAATTACACCGAAGGCGGCAACTCAGATTTCCAAGCTGATGCTTTCGGCAGGGCATGCTGGTTTGCGGATCGGTGTCAAAAAGGGCGGTTGTGCGGGCATGGAATACACCATGGAATACGTTCAACAACCTGATCCCAACGACGAAGTGGTGACACAGGATGGTGCCAAAGTGATGATCGCGCCGATGGCGCAGATGTTTCTGTTCGGCACTGAAATCGATTATGAAGTTTCGCTGCTGGAAGCGGGATTCAAATTTAACAATCCTAATGTCTCGGATGCCTGCGGCTGTGGGGAATCGATCAGTTTCAAAGATATGGCAAGCGAGTAA
- the tgt gene encoding tRNA guanosine(34) transglycosylase Tgt: protein MPSKVTFDLQATDGKARTGVISTPRGEIRTPAFMPVGTAATVKAMMPESVRSTGADILLGNTYHLMLRPTAERIDRLGGLHKFMNWERPILTDSGGFQVMSLAGLRKMTEHGVTFKSHVDGSKHELTPERSMEIQKLLGSDIVMCFDECPALPASDAEVAESMRMSMRWAARSRDAFGDRPGHALFGIQQGGVTHDLRAESAEKLREIEFDGYAVGGLAVGEGQEAMFNVLDYAPDMLPTDKPRYLMGVGKPDDIVGAVARGIDMMDCVLPSRSGRTGQVYTRQGVVNIKNARHIDDPRPLDENCACPACRNYSRAYLSHVFRSNEMISGMLLTWHNLQYFQDIMAGMREAIAAGTFAAWQSDFHSGRAQGDIDPL, encoded by the coding sequence ATGCCGTCAAAAGTCACATTTGATCTACAGGCCACTGATGGCAAAGCCCGAACCGGGGTGATTTCGACGCCGCGCGGTGAGATCCGCACGCCCGCGTTTATGCCAGTGGGGACCGCCGCAACGGTTAAGGCGATGATGCCGGAAAGTGTGCGATCTACTGGAGCAGATATCCTGCTTGGCAATACCTATCATCTGATGCTGCGTCCAACGGCAGAGCGGATTGATCGTCTTGGGGGCCTACACAAGTTCATGAACTGGGAGCGCCCCATCCTGACCGACTCGGGTGGATTTCAGGTGATGTCGCTGGCCGGTTTGCGCAAGATGACTGAGCATGGAGTGACCTTTAAAAGTCATGTGGATGGGTCCAAGCATGAGTTGACACCGGAACGGTCGATGGAGATCCAGAAACTGTTGGGCAGTGATATCGTCATGTGTTTTGACGAATGTCCGGCCTTACCTGCAAGTGATGCCGAAGTGGCCGAGAGCATGCGGATGTCAATGCGATGGGCTGCGCGATCGCGTGATGCCTTTGGCGATCGGCCCGGCCATGCACTGTTTGGCATTCAGCAAGGTGGTGTGACGCATGATTTGCGCGCTGAAAGTGCTGAGAAGCTGCGTGAGATTGAGTTTGACGGCTATGCCGTCGGCGGCCTGGCTGTTGGTGAAGGGCAAGAGGCAATGTTCAACGTGCTGGACTATGCCCCGGACATGCTGCCGACAGATAAGCCGCGATATCTGATGGGGGTCGGCAAGCCCGACGACATCGTTGGGGCAGTGGCGCGCGGCATTGATATGATGGATTGTGTACTGCCGTCCCGCTCGGGTCGTACAGGACAGGTTTACACCCGTCAGGGTGTGGTCAACATCAAAAATGCCCGCCACATTGATGACCCGCGTCCGCTGGATGAAAACTGTGCTTGTCCGGCTTGCCGCAACTATTCGCGGGCCTATCTAAGCCATGTGTTCCGCAGCAATGAAATGATCAGTGGGATGTTGTTGACCTGGCACAACCTTCAGTATTTCCAGGACATTATGGCCGGAATGCGTGAAGCGATAGCCGCTGGAACTTTTGCCGCTTGGCAAAGTGATTTCCATTCAGGTCGTGCGCAGGGGGATATCGATCCTCTTTAA
- a CDS encoding SPFH domain-containing protein has product MSEQEIIGLITQNVTYLLGAIFLIVVILKGVRIVPQSEKFVVERFGRLHVVLGPGINFVIPFLDAVAHKISILERQLPSASQDAITKDNVLVQVETSVFYRIIEPEKTVYRIRDVDAAIATTVAGIVRAEIGKMDLDEVQSNRDQLIKTIKVAVEDSVDDWGIEVTRTEILDVNLDQATRDAMMQQLNAERARRAQVTEAEGTRRAVELAADAELYAAEQTAKARRIQADAEAYATEVVAKAIKENGIEAAQYQVALKQVEALSDLGNGAGKQTIILPADAVQAFGNAFKMLSGGK; this is encoded by the coding sequence ATGAGTGAACAAGAGATTATAGGACTAATAACCCAGAACGTCACTTACCTGCTAGGTGCAATTTTCCTGATCGTGGTGATCTTGAAAGGCGTCCGCATTGTACCGCAATCGGAAAAATTCGTCGTCGAACGCTTTGGTCGCCTGCACGTGGTGCTGGGACCTGGCATCAATTTTGTCATTCCCTTTCTTGATGCCGTTGCGCACAAGATTTCGATTTTGGAGCGGCAGTTGCCCTCTGCCAGCCAAGATGCGATCACCAAGGACAACGTCTTGGTGCAGGTCGAAACCTCGGTATTTTACCGCATTATCGAACCAGAAAAAACCGTCTACCGCATCCGGGACGTTGACGCTGCCATTGCCACAACCGTCGCTGGCATCGTGCGCGCCGAGATCGGCAAAATGGACTTGGACGAGGTGCAATCTAACCGAGATCAACTGATCAAAACGATCAAAGTGGCCGTTGAGGATTCAGTGGATGACTGGGGCATCGAAGTGACCCGCACCGAGATTCTGGATGTGAACCTAGATCAGGCCACCCGCGACGCCATGATGCAACAGTTAAACGCCGAACGCGCCCGTCGCGCCCAGGTGACCGAGGCCGAGGGCACCCGCCGTGCAGTCGAACTGGCCGCCGACGCCGAACTCTACGCCGCCGAGCAAACCGCCAAGGCCCGCCGCATCCAGGCCGACGCCGAGGCCTACGCGACTGAAGTGGTAGCCAAGGCCATCAAGGAAAACGGCATCGAGGCTGCTCAATACCAAGTGGCGCTGAAACAGGTCGAAGCCCTGTCAGATCTTGGCAACGGCGCCGGCAAGCAGACCATCATCCTGCCGGCTGATGCGGTTCAGGCCTTTGGCAATGCCTTCAAAATGCTGTCTGGAGGGAAATAA
- a CDS encoding NfeD family protein, with amino-acid sequence MTDPIWSIWWLWAAAALLLAIVEVLAPGFVFLGFAIGAAAVSLILLNTGLSLSFPMLMLIFAALSLVAWLIMRRVFARPQGQVKTFDHDIND; translated from the coding sequence ATGACCGACCCAATTTGGTCAATTTGGTGGCTCTGGGCAGCAGCAGCATTGCTGCTGGCCATTGTCGAAGTGCTCGCCCCCGGCTTTGTTTTTCTAGGCTTTGCAATCGGCGCTGCGGCAGTGTCACTGATCCTGCTCAACACTGGTTTGTCGCTTAGCTTTCCGATGTTAATGCTGATCTTCGCTGCCTTGTCACTGGTTGCCTGGCTCATCATGCGGCGCGTCTTTGCCCGTCCGCAGGGTCAGGTGAAAACCTTTGACCACGATATCAACGACTGA
- the tpiA gene encoding triose-phosphate isomerase, with protein sequence MRQKLAAGNWKMNGTSATLPELKALADTYGTAGVDVLICPPAALLHRAAEVIDGSAVAVGGQDCHADGAGAHTGDTSAEMLKDAGASSVIVGHSERRTDHNESDAAVCAKAETAMATGLTAIVCLGESLQQRDAGETLEVIGSQLAGSVPEQSTGDSLVIAYEPIWAIGTGKVPTLEQIGEVHGFLRAQLVARFGNEVGAAVRLLYGGSVKPSNATEIFAVEDVDGALVGGASLKATDFAPIIAALENS encoded by the coding sequence ATGCGGCAGAAATTGGCGGCAGGAAACTGGAAAATGAACGGCACCTCTGCGACGTTGCCGGAACTAAAAGCCCTGGCTGATACCTATGGCACTGCGGGTGTTGATGTGTTGATCTGCCCGCCTGCTGCTTTGCTGCACCGTGCAGCTGAAGTTATCGATGGCAGTGCGGTCGCCGTTGGTGGTCAGGACTGTCATGCTGATGGGGCAGGCGCCCACACCGGTGACACCAGCGCTGAGATGTTGAAGGATGCGGGCGCAAGTTCAGTCATTGTGGGCCACTCCGAACGCCGCACGGACCACAACGAAAGTGATGCGGCGGTCTGTGCCAAGGCTGAAACGGCGATGGCAACTGGCCTAACTGCGATTGTCTGTCTTGGGGAAAGTCTGCAGCAACGGGATGCAGGTGAGACATTGGAAGTGATTGGCTCTCAGCTTGCAGGTTCGGTTCCGGAGCAGTCGACCGGCGATAGCCTGGTGATTGCGTATGAGCCGATCTGGGCCATCGGCACAGGTAAGGTGCCAACACTTGAGCAGATTGGCGAGGTGCATGGTTTTTTGCGGGCGCAACTGGTTGCCCGGTTTGGGAATGAGGTCGGCGCAGCAGTTCGATTGTTATATGGTGGATCGGTAAAGCCTAGCAATGCCACTGAGATTTTTGCGGTGGAGGACGTGGACGGTGCGCTGGTTGGTGGTGCCAGTCTGAAGGCAACGGATTTTGCGCCAATTATTGCCGCGCTTGAAAATAGCTGA